The stretch of DNA ATCGCCTCTTTCTAATCGGAAAGTTGCAGCCGGCGGCGCATTCGTATCGCCGCCCTTGCAGGTATAGTCGCGATTAGATTTCGATGATCTGGTGAACGATCGCTTGCACTTCACCCGGATTCTTCTTCAATAGCGCGGCAAAGCGCGAAACGATCAGGCGGTTTTTCTTCGTCTCGATCTTGTTGATTTCACGCACAGCAGCCAAGTCCAAAGGCTTACCCGGCTTGATGTTTTCGATAGTGCTTTTGACCAGTTCGTTTCGCTGGGTATCGAGGGCTTTGATCGCTTCACGCAGTTCTGCTGCCGCGTCTTTTTGCTGCGAGGACGCAGCGCCTTGCGCCGCGTCGCCTGCGGCGTCGGCTTGCCCGGTCTTTTTATCCAGACTGAGGGTTGGTTTTTTGTCAGCAGTGGCATTCATAAAAAATCTCCTGTCTTATTTGTCAAATCGACAATAGAATTTTATCCAGCATTTTCAAAATCGTACATTGGTTTATTGCTTTTTGGCACTTTTTTGCTTCGCTTGCCAGACTTCTGGCCGGTGATAACCCTTTCCTCTAATCAGTAAATACTAGAGGTCTGGAGTTATCACCGGTGACGGAAACAGCTTCTGGATGAGTTGGCCGCACAGTTGAGCTAGATCCAGCGTATCTATCGGCGTCAAACTGTATTCCCCATGTGCAGACGCATTGCGGAGTTCCGGTATCAATGTGATCAGTCCTTCGTCGAAGCCTTGTAGCCAATCTTTCTCAAAGGCAAATTCAAGCAGTTTCTTGAGGCCAGGCTCCGATTTGTACTTGCTCGGTGGCCGCGTAGTATCGTTTTTCCATCGCGTCATCAGTGCAAACTCTACCGCGATCAAAGCCTGTGTAAGAGCCACGGATAACAATGAGAACTGCAAATGGGAATAGATCAGCAGATGCTGTGCTTGCTGAAACTGAACCAGTACGCGCTCTGGGACGTCCTCGCTTAGCGTCATCTCTTCTACGATCTGATAGAGCTTCGGAAGACTTACCCGAAAGAATGCCCAGCGGCCATCAGCCTCTGTCAGCGTTTCGAACGATTTGAGTGGTTCCATCAGTTAGCTCGGAGAAATTGCTTTAGCTCGATTTTCAAGTACCTGTCCGAGTACGCCGATGTTTTCAGCCTGCGTATGGACGTTGGCCGTAATATCCGTACCCGGTGTTTCGAAGTGAAGTATTTCAGGATTTTCGTTGTTCGGCTTGATCATCCTTATGGAGGCTGTGCGTGAAATCATGGTGAAGAATCGTTCGTCAGGATTTGGCGTCGTTTTCAATTCAACCGCGATACGTTCAGTAACCTCTTCCTGCGTATGTCCCTTGGAGAGTAAGTGCTTTCTATATGCCGCGACGAATTTGGTTTTGTCGATATAACCACCGGGATACATCGCAATCCTTCCCACTATTCGTTTCACTTGCTGACTGAGTTCCGAACGCAAGTCGTACAACTCATCGCCAGATAGTTCGCTCATCCGGGTCACGAGATCGTCAATGGTTGCACGTACCGACGCAATATCGATTTTTGCGCTTGCTGCTCGTTCATACCTATTTTGCACAGTTCGCAATTCAGCTTCGACGTGCGTTCGTTGCTGTTCGAGCTGGCGAGCGCGTGCCTCAAATTGTTGAACCATGAGGCCGGACTCGATGGCCGTCATGATGTTCGCTTCCTTCTTCGAAATATCTTCGATGGATGCTTTGAGCAGTGTGATCTGTTCAGCTAGTGCCGTGATTTTTGATGTGGCGGCGTCGTCTAGCTGGAGGAAATGTTCAACGTCTAATCCTTGACAGTAGGTCAGTACGCTTTTCTCGAAGTACGGATACTCCCACGGCACGTAGAGGCAATCTTTGCCGCCTTTTGCATGGGAACAAACAAGTAATTTGCTGCGAGGTCCGTTATGCCCCTTGTTCAGGTAAACCATTGGGCCTTGGCAGTATCCGCACCGCAAAAGGCCAGAGAATAAATTCGATAATCCCACACCTTTTCGACCAGCGCTTCCCGTTTTTCGTGACTGCACGGCGGACGACGCGAGCAAAAACACCTCATCGGAAATGATGCGCGGATAATAATTCAGGAATGGCTCACCTTCAGGCACACGCTTCCCGTCCACTACGATGTGAGGCTGAAACTCGCCAAGCACTGCTCGGTTACTCAGAATTTTCTTGATGTAAGAAACATGCCACATATTCTTAGCTCGCGCTCCGAACGTCGGCACGCCATTTTCGTTTAAACGCTTTGCAATGGTTGCAGCTCCAATGCCGTTACGCGTCCAATCGAAAATGTCCTGAACCAATTTCGTCTTGTGTGGCACGGCGATGTATTCACTGCGAGTATCGTTCAGCTCGAGCCACCCCGGCGCTGATGCTGTCAGCTTAACCTTGTCGGCGTTTGCGCGTTTATTGGCCCATGCCTCTTTGATTCGCTTACTCTTCATCAGCGATTCTTCGTGGGCGCGGGACATGATCGCGATAGATATGATGATATCGGTGAACTGCTTATCCGCTTTCTCTTTGCTGTATTCCATGCCGTCGGCCAAGGTGACCAGTTTGATCCCCTGATTGATGATCCGCATGAAGATTTCTAGTGCGTCAGTAATCTTCGCTCTGGATATACGGTCGAGCGATTCGACGAGCAAATATGAGCCGACAGGTACTATGCCTGACTCAACCGCTTTTAAGAAGGCGCCGAGTTGGCCATCGCGGATATTCGATTTGTCGAAGGCGGAAACACCTAGATCGCGGTAGGTAAGGCGTTCGTCAAGGATGAGGCCGTGAGTCTCGGCATAGGCCAAGGACAATTCAGCTTGACGTCGGAATGAGTCGCCATTCTGCTGTTCAGGGGTGGAAAAACGGATGTAGGAGTATGCTTTTGGTGGACTGGA from Duganella dendranthematis encodes:
- a CDS encoding recombinase family protein; protein product: MSSPPKAYSYIRFSTPEQQNGDSFRRQAELSLAYAETHGLILDERLTYRDLGVSAFDKSNIRDGQLGAFLKAVESGIVPVGSYLLVESLDRISRAKITDALEIFMRIINQGIKLVTLADGMEYSKEKADKQFTDIIISIAIMSRAHEESLMKSKRIKEAWANKRANADKVKLTASAPGWLELNDTRSEYIAVPHKTKLVQDIFDWTRNGIGAATIAKRLNENGVPTFGARAKNMWHVSYIKKILSNRAVLGEFQPHIVVDGKRVPEGEPFLNYYPRIISDEVFLLASSAVQSRKTGSAGRKGVGLSNLFSGLLRCGYCQGPMVYLNKGHNGPRSKLLVCSHAKGGKDCLYVPWEYPYFEKSVLTYCQGLDVEHFLQLDDAATSKITALAEQITLLKASIEDISKKEANIMTAIESGLMVQQFEARARQLEQQRTHVEAELRTVQNRYERAASAKIDIASVRATIDDLVTRMSELSGDELYDLRSELSQQVKRIVGRIAMYPGGYIDKTKFVAAYRKHLLSKGHTQEEVTERIAVELKTTPNPDERFFTMISRTASIRMIKPNNENPEILHFETPGTDITANVHTQAENIGVLGQVLENRAKAISPS